From the Bacillus tuaregi genome, one window contains:
- a CDS encoding group I truncated hemoglobin — protein sequence MTETLYDKVGGEEAIAKVVDYFYHELVLKDETVNQFFENTDMEKQRRHQTKFISFALGGPNQYSGQSMAKAHEGMNLQPEHFQAIVNHLHDALAHFGVNESDIDTALTKVATLKDDIIYK from the coding sequence ATGACTGAAACATTGTATGATAAAGTTGGTGGAGAAGAAGCTATTGCAAAGGTTGTTGATTATTTTTATCATGAGCTCGTGCTAAAGGATGAGACGGTTAATCAATTCTTTGAAAACACAGATATGGAAAAACAACGAAGACATCAAACAAAGTTTATCAGCTTTGCTTTAGGGGGGCCAAATCAATATTCTGGTCAATCGATGGCAAAGGCACATGAAGGCATGAATCTGCAGCCAGAGCATTTTCAAGCTATTGTCAATCACCTCCATGACGCATTGGCTCATTTTGGCGTAAATGAAAGTGATATTGATACCGCTTTAACGAAAGTAGCTACTTTAAAGGATGATATCATATATAAATAG
- a CDS encoding DinB family protein: MGQVIKKEFEIIRTRLHARLAEIPENMADIQPEGFNNNIRWNIGHLLLVTENFLFPGEGNLPALYTELFAPRTKPADWSGEVPTIAALVQNLEAQYNRMLKIPNEKFDEKLAEPILGNATVGELAVFGCFHESYHLGQIMAMKRTIEAALAKTE; this comes from the coding sequence ATGGGACAAGTAATAAAAAAAGAATTCGAAATTATTAGAACCAGATTACATGCTAGACTAGCAGAAATACCTGAAAACATGGCGGACATTCAACCAGAAGGCTTTAACAATAATATTCGTTGGAATATTGGGCATTTATTATTAGTAACTGAAAATTTCCTCTTTCCAGGAGAAGGAAATCTTCCAGCCTTGTATACTGAGTTATTTGCGCCGCGTACTAAGCCTGCTGACTGGTCTGGTGAGGTTCCAACGATTGCAGCACTTGTACAGAATTTAGAAGCACAATATAATCGTATGCTGAAAATTCCTAATGAAAAGTTTGATGAAAAGCTAGCTGAGCCTATCTTAGGTAATGCTACAGTCGGTGAACTAGCTGTTTTCGGCTGTTTCCACGAATCGTATCATTTAGGACAAATTATGGCCATGAAACGAACCATTGAAGCTGCGTTAGCTAAAACAGAATAA
- a CDS encoding LemA family protein, whose protein sequence is MKKGFLGLGLIAAVIVIFGIMLASSYNGFVDLEENVDQSYAQIENQLQRRLDLIPNLVNTVKGYASHEEEVLTEISDARARLAGAGSPEEEATANAELSGALSRLLVVVENYPNLKADQQFTQLMDELAGTENRISVARKDYNDQVAVYNKKVKSFPGVIVANVTGFDQKEYFEADPSAAKAPSVDFGDNQ, encoded by the coding sequence ATGAAAAAGGGCTTTCTTGGATTAGGATTAATAGCGGCAGTGATTGTCATTTTTGGCATCATGTTAGCCTCTAGCTACAATGGCTTTGTTGATTTAGAGGAAAACGTGGATCAATCCTATGCGCAAATTGAAAATCAACTGCAAAGACGGCTTGATTTAATTCCAAATCTTGTGAATACAGTAAAAGGATACGCTTCACATGAAGAAGAAGTATTGACTGAGATTTCTGATGCCCGGGCGAGACTTGCAGGTGCCGGCTCACCAGAGGAAGAAGCAACGGCAAATGCTGAATTATCAGGTGCCTTAAGCCGATTACTTGTAGTGGTAGAGAATTATCCCAATTTAAAAGCGGACCAACAGTTCACGCAATTAATGGATGAATTGGCAGGGACAGAGAATCGAATCTCAGTAGCCCGTAAAGATTATAATGATCAGGTGGCCGTCTATAACAAAAAGGTAAAAAGCTTTCCGGGTGTGATCGTGGCAAATGTGACCGGATTTGATCAGAAAGAATATTTTGAAGCGGATCCTTCAGCAGCGAAAGCGCCAAGTGTTGACTTTGGAGATAATCAATAA
- a CDS encoding TPM domain-containing protein has translation MKALRIFSILWLLLPFIGGKAEAEEIQIPPPVGDIYVQDFAGVLTEQEVLELRSIGRSLEDQTTAQIVVLTIDSIGDSTVEEFANEAFRQYGIGNAEQNNGILLLIGMNPSPGMEDRPLRIEVGYGLEGRLPDGKVGRILDDITIPYLKNEQLGFAITETYKVLANEVYSEYGIEGAQQSVEVPLVETTEDEGVGIPSWLLLIIVVIVIFLDFKFFGGFLTHILLSILSRGGGRGGGDGPRGGGGGSSGGGGASRGW, from the coding sequence ATGAAAGCACTGCGGATCTTCAGCATTTTATGGCTGCTACTCCCTTTTATAGGAGGGAAGGCAGAGGCTGAAGAAATTCAAATTCCTCCACCGGTCGGAGATATCTATGTTCAAGATTTTGCGGGTGTTTTAACTGAGCAGGAAGTTCTAGAATTGCGAAGCATCGGCAGGTCACTTGAGGACCAAACGACAGCACAAATTGTTGTGTTAACGATTGATTCCATCGGCGATAGTACTGTCGAAGAATTTGCAAATGAGGCGTTCCGGCAATACGGAATTGGAAATGCAGAACAAAATAATGGGATATTACTACTCATTGGGATGAATCCTTCTCCAGGAATGGAGGATCGGCCGTTAAGAATTGAGGTAGGCTATGGCTTAGAAGGTCGCCTTCCTGATGGAAAGGTTGGTCGGATTCTTGATGACATCACAATACCCTATTTGAAAAATGAACAACTTGGATTTGCTATTACGGAAACCTACAAGGTTTTAGCTAATGAAGTATACAGTGAATATGGAATTGAAGGAGCACAACAATCTGTTGAAGTTCCGTTAGTTGAGACAACAGAAGATGAGGGAGTCGGAATTCCCTCATGGCTGTTGCTGATTATTGTTGTAATTGTTATATTTTTAGATTTTAAATTTTTTGGTGGATTCCTAACCCATATTTTATTATCTATCCTGTCTCGTGGCGGGGGCAGAGGTGGAGGAGATGGTCCACGCGGTGGGGGAGGAGGATCCTCTGGAGGCGGTGGTGCAAGCAGGGGGTGGTAA
- a CDS encoding ATP-binding protein: protein MDLVTKDLLINFLFILLALCLMQILYMFKYAYRLESIRDWTLSLFPIISLILCMMFPVYTNENFIWDLRWIPFILGGLYGGYKLGYLMMILTLIIRYVQGGDGFYSSLVSFTILGFIIIFISKFYSKLLLKHKVILNLILTFIGISFTLLLAKVQFNYEISIKFWLQLSIIHTIAMSMATFLWEGIKTNFQVLQKLIKAEKLQTVSHLAASISHEVRNPLTAARGFIQLLSDDINEDSRKQYSDIALKELDRATEVINDYLTFAKPTPDREEKININEEIQHAVKVVIPLATMNGVEIKLTLLDHDYFTKGERKKFQQCLINILKNGIESMKSNGELTITNGYIDNQVQINIQDEGNGMTQEQINRLGEPYFTTKEKGTGLGMMVSYSIIKSMHGTIQVSSEYGKGTCFTLKLPIFENESFSA, encoded by the coding sequence ATGGATCTTGTTACAAAAGATTTACTTATCAATTTTTTATTTATTCTGCTGGCGTTATGCCTAATGCAAATCCTATACATGTTTAAATATGCATACCGTTTGGAAAGCATACGAGACTGGACTCTTTCTCTATTTCCAATCATTTCTCTCATCTTATGTATGATGTTTCCTGTATACACAAATGAAAATTTCATTTGGGATTTACGATGGATTCCTTTTATTTTAGGCGGACTATACGGTGGATATAAATTGGGTTATCTGATGATGATCTTAACGCTTATCATTCGTTATGTTCAGGGTGGTGACGGTTTTTATTCCTCACTAGTATCCTTTACGATTTTGGGATTTATCATTATTTTCATCTCGAAGTTTTACTCAAAGCTGCTGCTGAAGCATAAGGTCATTTTAAATTTAATCCTAACATTTATCGGAATTTCCTTTACGCTGCTGCTAGCAAAGGTTCAATTTAATTATGAAATTAGTATTAAGTTTTGGTTACAGCTATCCATTATCCATACCATTGCCATGTCAATGGCAACCTTTTTATGGGAAGGAATAAAAACCAATTTCCAGGTATTGCAAAAGCTTATTAAAGCAGAGAAATTACAAACGGTCAGCCATTTGGCCGCAAGCATTTCACATGAGGTACGTAACCCTCTGACAGCAGCAAGGGGCTTTATTCAATTATTATCAGATGATATCAATGAGGATTCAAGAAAACAGTATAGTGACATCGCTTTAAAAGAATTGGACCGAGCAACAGAGGTTATAAACGATTACTTAACCTTTGCAAAGCCTACACCAGATCGGGAAGAAAAAATCAACATAAACGAAGAAATTCAGCATGCTGTAAAGGTTGTGATTCCTTTAGCAACCATGAATGGGGTGGAAATAAAGCTAACGCTCCTGGACCATGATTATTTTACAAAAGGAGAAAGAAAAAAATTCCAGCAATGTTTAATTAATATTTTGAAGAATGGAATCGAGTCGATGAAATCCAATGGTGAGCTAACCATTACGAATGGTTATATCGACAATCAGGTTCAAATAAATATTCAGGATGAAGGAAACGGCATGACACAAGAGCAAATTAATCGTCTTGGCGAACCTTATTTTACAACAAAGGAAAAAGGAACCGGCTTAGGCATGATGGTCTCCTATAGTATTATAAAAAGCATGCATGGGACCATCCAGGTAAGCAGCGAGTATGGAAAAGGAACCTGTTTTACATTAAAGCTCCCAATCTTTGAAAATGAAAGCTTCAGTGCTTAA
- a CDS encoding methyl-accepting chemotaxis protein, which yields MKRGITWQLGMMIVCVLFVSMLITSVSNYWVTYKHTYRAAGIEAVGCANITTGLISPGDIEKAINGDIITREALEKTISWTVEHKQIFENQYIIQMDGTILAADESMKKQGFKAGDTFYIDEQLIETLKETKHPQYSDIYEFGGMKRLTGYAPIFKDHDPSKEIIALNAIDFDAKIVTERTWESVKGTVILGLLPMIIACLITIWMIRRRTKPITSLIEYAKCIADGDLSVENVNTKNNDEIGELGNALNFMAKNLRELIQQVSSSAERVATSSVDLHQIAKQTNHATEQISISMSEIAYSVDKQVQSVEETAQTVSEISAGVNVISDNAHSVTMTAKKTSEKAEEGGLAIKTAVNQMNSIQETVNGLAEAVKGLGVRSEEIGQIVEVITGIAAQTNLLALNAAIEAARAGEHGRGFAVVAGEVRKLAEQSAMSAKQISILISTIQDDTSKAVLSMEVVSKEVASGIEVVHTAGGSFEIIEESIFEVTEQIQAVSAAVHQMVAGTEQMVQSMRFITDAAENAASGTQQVSAATDEQLASMEEISASASILSNMAEELQVIIKKFNFIQQKSSTSTSGG from the coding sequence ATGAAAAGAGGAATTACATGGCAGCTTGGTATGATGATAGTTTGTGTACTATTTGTTTCAATGTTGATTACATCTGTATCTAACTACTGGGTAACGTATAAACATACATATAGAGCTGCGGGAATTGAAGCAGTTGGATGCGCTAACATCACAACAGGTTTAATTTCACCAGGTGATATTGAGAAAGCAATCAATGGGGATATAATAACACGTGAAGCATTAGAAAAGACGATTAGCTGGACAGTCGAACATAAACAAATTTTTGAAAATCAATATATCATTCAAATGGATGGGACAATCCTAGCAGCTGATGAGAGTATGAAAAAACAAGGATTTAAGGCTGGGGATACTTTCTACATTGATGAACAACTAATCGAGACGCTAAAGGAAACAAAGCATCCACAATACTCTGATATCTATGAGTTTGGCGGTATGAAACGTTTAACCGGGTACGCTCCGATTTTTAAGGACCATGATCCTAGTAAAGAAATCATTGCATTAAATGCTATTGACTTCGATGCAAAAATCGTAACTGAAAGAACCTGGGAGTCTGTGAAGGGAACTGTTATCTTGGGTCTGTTGCCAATGATTATCGCATGTTTGATCACTATCTGGATGATTAGAAGAAGAACAAAACCAATCACTAGTTTAATAGAGTATGCAAAATGCATTGCAGACGGTGATCTATCTGTTGAAAATGTTAATACGAAAAATAATGATGAAATTGGCGAATTGGGTAATGCCCTTAATTTTATGGCAAAAAATTTACGTGAACTGATTCAGCAGGTTAGCTCCAGTGCCGAACGTGTAGCTACTTCCTCCGTGGACTTACATCAAATAGCAAAGCAAACGAATCATGCAACAGAGCAGATTTCCATATCGATGAGTGAAATCGCATACAGTGTTGACAAACAAGTTCAAAGTGTAGAAGAAACTGCTCAAACCGTAAGTGAAATTTCAGCTGGAGTCAATGTAATTTCCGATAATGCCCATAGTGTTACCATGACTGCAAAGAAGACCTCTGAAAAAGCGGAAGAAGGCGGTCTAGCCATCAAAACAGCCGTAAATCAAATGAATTCCATTCAGGAAACAGTTAATGGGCTAGCCGAAGCGGTAAAAGGATTAGGAGTCCGATCAGAGGAAATTGGTCAAATTGTTGAGGTAATTACCGGGATTGCAGCTCAAACTAATTTACTAGCCTTAAATGCAGCAATTGAAGCAGCCAGGGCAGGGGAGCATGGACGAGGTTTTGCCGTTGTAGCAGGTGAAGTTCGAAAATTAGCTGAACAATCAGCTATGTCAGCAAAACAAATTTCAATCTTAATCTCGACGATTCAGGATGATACGAGTAAAGCAGTTCTTTCGATGGAAGTGGTTTCGAAAGAAGTAGCATCAGGAATTGAAGTGGTTCATACGGCAGGCGGCTCCTTTGAAATTATTGAGGAATCGATTTTTGAGGTAACAGAGCAGATTCAAGCCGTATCTGCAGCAGTTCATCAAATGGTAGCAGGTACGGAGCAAATGGTTCAATCTATGCGATTTATTACAGATGCTGCGGAAAATGCTGCATCGGGCACACAGCAAGTGTCGGCAGCAACCGATGAACAGCTGGCCTCAATGGAAGAAATCTCAGCCTCTGCAAGTATCTTATCTAATATGGCAGAGGAACTCCAGGTAATTATCAAGAAATTTAACTTCATTCAGCAGAAGTCCTCCACTTCTACAAGTGGGGGATGA
- a CDS encoding ABC1 kinase family protein, whose amino-acid sequence MLGKRLKHAQRYQEISNAFLRNGFSHLVYRLGLTKHHLPKNQESSQLSKKYAGIKLREVLQGLGPTFIKLGQIASTRRDLVPIEIAEELEKLQDQVSSFSYQQARSMIELELGESIHTLFHSFSETPLASASIGQVHEAILHTGERVAVKIQRPDIKPIVETDLEILDDLARIMEDKISWAKHYQIRRIIEEFSNCLRAELDYQIEGRNSERIAHQFTQKAEIVIPKVHWSLSTKKILTMDYVDGIKVNNIKKLDEEGYNRKLIAKRITESMLHQILIEGFFHGDPHPGNIYIMPGNHIAYLDFGMVGRLSEDTKYHFASLVINLQRRNTKGLLKAISSMGIQSDQTDLGSLYIEIDEFVMKYSDIPLSKLSIGAALNDLLTIIHHHEIQIPSDLTILGKTLLIIEGVVKDLDPDLSIMDTVKPFGEKLLKHRFEPKKVIKGSWDELVENMQLLSKVPKNLKDLTATIQKGKLHFEISVPEFKQFLLRLDKISNRLAFSIILLSFSILMVGLIIGGAIAGQRNLLWEFPAIEVGSIVATLMFLFILYAIFKSGRM is encoded by the coding sequence ATGCTTGGCAAAAGACTAAAACATGCACAAAGATATCAGGAAATTAGCAACGCTTTTTTACGAAACGGTTTCAGTCATTTAGTATATCGCTTAGGACTCACAAAGCATCACCTACCTAAAAATCAGGAAAGTTCGCAATTAAGTAAAAAATATGCCGGAATAAAGCTCAGAGAAGTGCTACAGGGCTTAGGGCCCACCTTTATCAAGCTTGGGCAAATTGCCAGCACAAGACGTGACCTTGTACCAATTGAAATCGCCGAAGAGTTGGAAAAGCTGCAGGATCAGGTTTCTTCCTTCTCCTACCAACAGGCGCGCAGCATGATTGAATTAGAATTAGGAGAAAGCATCCATACTCTTTTTCATTCTTTTTCCGAAACTCCGCTTGCAAGTGCGTCTATCGGCCAGGTACATGAGGCGATTCTACATACAGGAGAACGGGTAGCCGTTAAAATACAACGGCCTGATATTAAACCCATCGTTGAAACAGATTTGGAAATACTCGATGATTTAGCAAGAATTATGGAGGATAAAATCTCCTGGGCAAAACACTATCAGATTCGACGGATTATTGAAGAGTTTTCTAATTGTTTAAGAGCAGAGCTTGATTATCAAATCGAAGGAAGAAATAGTGAACGAATTGCTCACCAATTCACTCAAAAAGCGGAAATTGTTATTCCAAAGGTCCACTGGAGTCTTTCTACAAAAAAAATACTAACCATGGACTATGTGGATGGAATAAAGGTCAATAACATCAAAAAGCTTGACGAAGAAGGCTACAATCGTAAATTGATTGCCAAACGAATTACAGAATCCATGCTTCATCAGATTTTGATAGAAGGATTCTTCCATGGAGATCCGCATCCAGGCAATATCTATATTATGCCAGGGAATCACATTGCTTATTTAGACTTTGGTATGGTAGGACGTTTAAGTGAAGATACGAAATATCATTTTGCTTCACTGGTCATCAATCTTCAGCGAAGAAATACAAAGGGCTTGTTAAAGGCCATTTCTTCCATGGGAATCCAATCAGATCAAACCGATTTAGGCTCTTTATATATTGAAATTGATGAATTTGTCATGAAATACTCGGATATCCCATTGAGCAAACTAAGCATTGGGGCTGCTTTGAACGATCTGCTTACAATCATTCACCATCATGAAATCCAGATTCCCTCAGATTTGACCATTTTAGGTAAGACACTGCTTATTATTGAAGGTGTCGTAAAGGATCTGGACCCTGATCTCAGTATCATGGATACAGTCAAACCATTTGGTGAAAAGCTTCTGAAGCATCGCTTTGAACCCAAAAAGGTCATTAAAGGCTCGTGGGACGAACTTGTTGAAAATATGCAATTATTATCAAAGGTTCCAAAAAATCTTAAGGACTTAACAGCTACTATCCAAAAAGGAAAGCTGCATTTTGAAATCAGCGTACCTGAATTCAAGCAATTTTTGCTCAGACTGGATAAAATCAGTAACAGGCTTGCCTTTAGTATCATTCTTTTATCTTTTAGTATTCTCATGGTCGGACTTATCATTGGCGGCGCCATTGCTGGCCAGCGAAACCTATTATGGGAGTTTCCAGCCATTGAAGTCGGCTCGATTGTTGCCACACTCATGTTCTTATTTATCCTTTATGCCATCTTCAAATCTGGTCGAATGTGA
- the speD gene encoding adenosylmethionine decarboxylase: protein MKLTPEQRIELHGFNNLTKSLSFNMYDICYTRTREEREAYIEYIDEQYNADRLTKILKHVADIIGAHVLNVAKQDYVPQGASVTVLVSEGPVVEVPTGSFEETPGPLPDNVVLQLDKSHITVHTYPEYHPEEGISTFRADIDVSTCGEISPLKALNYLIHSFETDVMSIDYRVRGFTRAKDGHKLFIDHEINSIQNYIPDNIKELYDMIDVNVYQENIFHTKCKLKEFDLNNYLFGYSKDKLNPEEMKEISASLTAEMHEIFYGKNMSRHLQ from the coding sequence ATGAAATTAACACCAGAACAGCGAATTGAGCTTCATGGTTTTAATAATTTAACGAAGTCCTTAAGCTTTAATATGTATGATATTTGCTATACAAGAACGCGAGAAGAACGTGAAGCCTATATAGAATATATTGATGAGCAATATAATGCTGACAGATTGACCAAAATATTAAAGCACGTTGCTGATATTATTGGAGCGCATGTCTTAAATGTGGCTAAGCAGGATTATGTACCACAGGGTGCTAGTGTCACGGTTTTAGTTTCTGAGGGACCGGTTGTGGAAGTGCCGACAGGGTCCTTTGAGGAAACGCCAGGCCCGCTTCCTGATAATGTCGTTCTGCAGCTTGACAAAAGTCATATTACCGTCCATACATATCCAGAATATCATCCGGAGGAAGGTATCAGTACTTTTAGGGCTGATATAGATGTGTCAACCTGCGGCGAAATCTCTCCACTTAAGGCATTAAATTACTTGATTCATTCTTTTGAAACGGATGTAATGTCGATTGATTACAGGGTAAGAGGCTTCACAAGAGCAAAAGACGGACACAAGCTATTTATCGACCATGAGATAAACTCCATTCAAAATTATATCCCGGACAATATTAAGGAATTATATGACATGATTGACGTCAATGTGTATCAAGAGAATATCTTCCATACGAAATGTAAATTGAAGGAATTTGATTTAAATAATTACTTATTTGGTTATTCAAAGGATAAGCTGAATCCTGAGGAAATGAAGGAAATTTCAGCCAGCTTAACTGCAGAAATGCATGAGATTTTTTATGGGAAAAATATGTCTCGCCATCTTCAATAG
- a CDS encoding alpha/beta-type small acid-soluble spore protein has product MTRKNKNKILIPDARKGLDQLKAKVAGSSKPEDAKFEAAEEGGVPLKNGYNGQLTSEQAGKIGGRLGGSMVKELVDMAKKNISNQP; this is encoded by the coding sequence TTGACACGTAAAAATAAAAATAAAATCCTTATACCCGATGCAAGAAAAGGACTTGATCAACTAAAAGCAAAAGTGGCTGGAAGTAGTAAACCGGAGGATGCAAAATTTGAAGCGGCCGAAGAAGGCGGTGTACCATTAAAAAATGGATATAACGGTCAGCTGACATCCGAGCAGGCCGGTAAAATTGGAGGAAGGCTTGGGGGCAGTATGGTTAAGGAATTAGTCGATATGGCCAAGAAAAACATCAGCAACCAGCCGTAA